A window from Vigna angularis cultivar LongXiaoDou No.4 chromosome 7, ASM1680809v1, whole genome shotgun sequence encodes these proteins:
- the LOC108336613 gene encoding uncharacterized protein LOC108336613, producing MAFYTGNDPVICRAFSLSLKDEALEWFHTLPRNSVDCFATIETLFRKQYAANRRPEMTAAELVNTKQEKDETLKAFMQRYNETARRVKDINHTFIISNLPSCLRPGYFAEQLYADPPASMEELQSTIAKFIRIEDLQNSRKKQQQDTSNHDSKKPAKRPTNDYKPDRVPRKESGWTSKYDRYTTLNALRAKVLEEALHAELLTVRRRATPKNADSSKACRLHVNHGHDTEECNLVKDELERLIRACYLQNYVKDRISTRATTPHRKDPSRRSPERSPPRDDRRRRRSRSPPRRTERERSVRGRIDTISGGFAGGSVILRQETTSKTVKVGTHGGSTASVDS from the coding sequence ATGGCGTTCTACACAGGCAATGACCCCGTCATTTGCAGAGCTTTCTCCTTATCCCTTAAGGATGAGGCCTTGGAGTGGTTCCACACTCTTCCACGAAATTCAGTAGATTGCTTTGCGACAATCGAAACTCTGTTCCGAAAACAGTACGCAGCCAACAGAAGACCGGAGATGACTGCTGCTGAGCTTGTCAATACCAAACAGGAGAAGGATGAAACCCTCAAAGCGTTCATGCAACGATACAACGAGACGGCTCGGCGTGTGAAAGATATCAATCACACCTTCATCATCAGCAATCTACCTTCGTGCTTAAGGCCAGGATATTTTGCGGAACAATTATATGCTGACCCTCCAGCATCTATGGAAGAACTGCAATCCACAATTGCAAAGTTCATCCGCATCGAGGATCTCCAGAATTCTCGGAAGAAGCAGCAGCAGGATACCTCCAACCATGATTCTAAGAAACCCGCCAAACGACCGACCAACGACTACAAGCCAGACCGAGTACCCCGAAAAGAGTCGGGTTGGACATCTAAATATGATCGTTACACGACCCTCAATGCACTGAGGGCAAAGGTGCTCGAAGAGGCTTTGCATGCCGAACTCCTAACTGTGCGACGAAGAGCTACTCCCAAGAACGCGGACAGCAGCAAGGCCTGTCGCCTCCACGTGAATCATGGGCATGACACGGAAGAATGCAACTTGGTGAAGGACGAGCTGGAGCGACTCATCCGAGCATGCTACCTCCAGAACTACGTTAAGGACAGAATCTCCACCAGAGCTACAACTCCTCACCGTAAGGATCCCTCCAGACGGAGCCCCGAGCGATCGCCTCCCAGGGATGACCGACGCCGCAGGCGATCGCGCAGCCCACCCCGACGAACGGAGAGAGAACGTTCGGTCCGAGGTCGAATTGACACCATATCGGGTGGTTTCGCCGGGGGGAGTGTCATCCTCCGCCAGGAAACGACATCTAAGACAGTTAAAGTCGGTACACATGGTGGATCGACAGCCTCGGTCGATTCCTGA
- the LOC108336615 gene encoding uncharacterized protein LOC108336615, whose protein sequence is MVSWSVELSEFGLRYKPRGSVKGQHLADFAAELIPTPDDSTPKWLLNVDGSSDKKGGGVGVVLEGPDGLVIEQAITFRFFASNNQVEYEALIAGLSLAKEFTVTRLECRMDSKLVVGHVNRTYQVKDNQLLRYFHKAQTLLQNFAEVNIIHVPREQNTRADLLSKLTHSKERAHLSSIIKMTLDHPVVEAFVTDVSTPTTDWRQQIKDLMVKQEQGESISLTDSKRIACFLCIGDDLYRRGHSTPLLKCISEEEADYVLRELHTGICGFHSGKRTLRARILRAGYYWPTLDQDCETFVKKCISCQAHGHDIHAPPEDLHVGPLPLAKAQNKFLLVAVDYFTKWIEAEPLSVISAQRVQKFIWRLICRFGLPQKIITDNGRQFVERKLEEFLSSLGIKHVTSSVEHPQTNGQAEAANKAILTELKKRLGEAKGDTPFNLTYGTDAMLPVEVGEPSLRQNITDMTLNEEQLRMNLDILPERREVATVRAEAQKRMLSRRYNTKVKPRAFKSGDLV, encoded by the exons ATGGTTTCTTGGTCAGTGGAGCTTTCTGAGTTCGGCTTACGTTATAAGCCGCGAGGGTCCGTCAAGGGTCAGCATTTGGCGGATTTTGCAGCTGAATTAATACCCACACCTGATGACTCGACACCAAAGTGGCTCCTCAACGTAGATGGATCCTCAGACAAAAAGGGGGGAGGAGTCGGGGTTGTCCTAGAAGGACCAGATGGTTTAGTCATAGAGCAAGCCATCACATTCAGATTTTTTGCTAGCAACAACCAAGTCGAGTACGAAGCCTTGATTGCTGGTCTATCCTTGGCCAAAGAGTTCACGGTCACTCGTCTAGAGTGTCGGATGGATTCAAAGTTGGTGGTCGGCCACGTGAACAGAACTTATCAGGTTAAAGATAATCAGCTACTGCGTTATTTCCACAAAGCTCAAACCCTACTTCAAAACTTCGCCGAGGTTAACATCATCCATGTACCCAGGGAGCAAAACACAAGAGCAGATCTCTTGTCTAAGTTAACTCACTCTAAGGAGAGAGCACATCTATCATCAATCATCAAGATGACACTCGACCACCCAGTTGTGGAAGCTTTCGTCACCGACGTGTCGACACCGACAACAGACTGGCGGCAGCAGATCAAGGATCTAATGGTGAAACAGGAACAAGGTGAGAGCATTAGTCTGACTGATTCAAAACGAATTGCATGTTTCTTGTGCATAGGCGACGACTTATACCGCCGCGGCCATAGCACTCCTCTATTGAAATGCATATCAGAGGAGGAAGCCGACTACGTCTTGCGCGAGCTACACACAGGCATATGCGGATTTCATTCGGGTAAGCGGACACTCAGAGCACGCATACTCCGCGCAGGATATTACTGGCCCACGCTCGACCAAGATTGTGAGACGTTCGTCAAGAAGTGTATCTCCTGTCAGGCCCACGGTCACGACATCCACGCACCTCCTGAAGATTTGCATG TTGGACCTTTACCCCTTGCCAAAGCCCAAAACAAGTTCCTCCTCGTGGCAGTCGACTATTTCACAAAATGGATAGAAGCTGAGCCATTGTCCGTCATCAGTGCTCAGCGAGTGCAAAAGTTCATCTGGCGCCTGATCTGTCGATTTGGCCTACCGCAGAAAATCATTACTGACAACGGTCGCCAGTTCGTCGAGCGCAAGCTGGAAGAATTCCTCAGCAGTCTGGGCATCAAACATGTCACCTCCTCGGTCGAGCATCCTCAAACGAATGGCCAAGCCGAAGCCGCAAACAAAGCCATACTTACGGAGTTAAAGAAGCGACTCGGCGAAGCCAAAG GGGACACACCATTCAACCTGACTTATGGTACTGATGCCATGCTCCCAGTCGAGGTTGGCGAACCCTCGTTAAGACAAAATATCACTGATATGACACTTAATGAGGAACAGTTACGGATGAATCTCGACATCCTTCCTGAGCGTCGAGAGGTCGCTACCGTCCGTGCAGAGGCGCAAAAGCGAATGCTATCTCGCCGATACAACACCAAAGTCAAACCCAGAGCCTTCAAGAGCGGTGATCTGGTGTGA
- the LOC108336614 gene encoding uncharacterized protein LOC108336614 — translation MVITTEIARYDVSKVLVDQGSSVNILYWSTFKKMDLSEDLIAPFNEQIVGFSGERVDTRGYLDLRTRLRMGLEAPELRVRFLLVEANTSYNALLGRPCLNAFGAIVSTPHLAMKFPTESGTICTVRADQRTARQCYVAGLKVTPFVPTTRAKGAEIATVHLDPRTNIDERLHPQGDVKFLPLAADASKNTNIGGDLALKDEQDLGQRRALSRKRSDSSEKLMNAQFIRELNYTTWLSNVVMVKKSNGQWRMCVDFTDLNKACPKDSYPLPSIDRLVDGASGHVVLNFLDAYLGYNQIPMYAPDQSKTAFITERANYCYEVMPFGLKNAGATYQRLMDKVFHHQIGRCMDVYVDDMVIRSHSMEQHLQDLEEVFGQIRRYNMHLNPSKCTFGVPAGKFLGFMLTRQGIEANPDKCKAVLDMAAPTTLRKV, via the exons ATGGTCATCACGACTGAAATAGCTCGATACGACGTCAGCAAGGTACTCGTCGATCAGGGGAGTTCGGTCAACATCTTATACTGGTCCACCTTCAAAAAGATGGATCTATCCGAGGACCTTATTGCTCCTTTCAACGAGCAAATTGTAGGCTTTTCAGGGGAAAGAGTCGACACCCGGGGGTACCTCGACTTACGAACGCGCCTGAGAATGGGTCTGGAAGCACCGGAACTTAGAGTCCGCTTTCTGTTGGTCGAGGCCAACACATCATACAACGCCTTGTTAGGGCGACCTTGTTTGAATGCATTTGGAGCCATTGTGTCCACCCCTCACCTGGCCATGAAGTTTCCCACGGAAAGTGGCACCATTTGCACCGTAAGAGCGGATCAGCGAACGGCTCGACAATGTTATGTTGCCGGGCTTAAGGTCACCCCTTTTGTACCAACCACAAGGGCGAAAGGAGCTGAAATAGCGACGGTCCACTTGGACCCCCGAACTAATATAGATGAGCGTCTCCATCCACAAGGCGATGTCAAATTCCTTCCATTGGCAGCGGACGCCTCCAAAAACACAAACATTGGCGGGGACCTCGCTTTGAAGGATGAACAGGATCTGGGAC AGAGGCGCGCCCTCTCACGCAAAAGAAGCGACAGTTCGGAGAAGTTGATGAACGCCCAGTTCATCAGAGAGTTAAACTACACTACATGGTTGTCGAACGTAGTCATGGTCAAGAAGTCGAACGGCCAGTGGAGAATGTGTGTCGATTTCACTGACCTCAACAAAGCGTGCCCTAAAGATTCATATCCCTTGCCTAGCATTGATCGGTTGGTAGATGGGGCTTCCGGTCATGTTGTACTCAACTTCCTCGACGCATACTTGGGCTACAACCAAATCCCCATGTACGCACCTGATCAAAGCAAGACAGCTTTCATTACCGAGCGCGCCAATTATTGTTATGAAGTAATGCCGTTCGGTTTGAAGAATGCCGGGGCGACATACCAACGCCTCATGGATAAAGTTTTCCATCATCAGATAGGCCGATGCATGGATGTTTACGTCGACGACATGGTCATTCGGAGCCATTCTATGGAGCAACATTTACAAGATTTAGAAGAGGTGTTTGGCCAAATCAGAAGGTACAACATGCACCTTAACCCTTCCAAGTGTACCTTCGGAGTCCCTGCGGGTAAGTTTTTGGGTTTCATGCTTACTCGACAAGGCATCGAAGCCAACCCAGATAAGTGCAAGGCCGTACTCGACATGGCAGCCCCAACAACTCTCAGGAAGGTATAA